The DNA sequence CGTTGACGCCGATGAAGAAGGCGCAGCCGGACATGTTGGCGGTGCAGAAGAAGGTCGGTCCGTTGGTCTGCGGCAATCGGACCGAGTAGATCTGGTCCTGGGCGTAAGGCAGATACACGGTGTCCGCGCCAGGGGAGATGTCGACCTTGCGGACGTTGGGATAGGCATGGGCGCCGACCGTCGAACTGACGAACTCGTTGAAGTTGATCTTGTGGTGATTGCCGCGAACTGTCTGCCCGAGGCCGTCGTAGTCGCCGATGTAGTACGCATTGGTCTGGAAGTTGGCCAGCGGGATCATGATGCGCTCCTCCCCATGTCGCGCGTTGCGTGCAGGCCGCGCCGATGCCTTCGTTCGGCCTGGTCGGTCCGCGTCGATCATGTCCTGTCGGTCGGCCAGTCGAAACTCACGTGATCGTAAGGAACCCGGGTCGCTTGTGAGTGGACAGGGCCGCGGCGCGGCCGACACTCTGCTGCAGGGTCGCTATGAAAAGGGAGAACCGAGCGGATGCCGAACGAAGCGCCTATCTCGCGACGCGCCGGCGGCGCGATCGCTGTCGCCGCGGTCCTGGCGCCGACCCCGGCCTGGGCGGATTTCGAGCGCTTCGCGATCGACCCGGACCATTTCGCCATCGGCTTCATGACCCATCACCTGGGCTACGAGCAGGTGCTGGGCATGTTCCTGGAGGGCGCGGGCACCTTCGAGTACGATGCCGAGGCGCAGGCGCTGCGCAATGTCGAGATCACGGTGCAGGCCGCCAGCGTGTTCACCAACCACGACGCCCGCGACGGCCATCTGCGTAGCGGGGACTTCCTCGATGCCGAGGCGAATCCGGTGATCCGTTTCGTCGGCACGTCGGCCGAGGCGACCGGTGCAAGCACGGGCATCGTCCACGGCGACCTGACCCTGCGTGGCGAGACCCGGCCGGTCAGCTTCACGGTCACGCTGAACAAGGCGGCCGACTATCCGTTCGGCGCCGGTCCGCCCTATGTGCTGGGCATTTCCGCCCGCGGCACCGTCGTCCGCTCCGAATTCGGCAGTACCTATGCCGTCGGCAACGGCTGGGTCGGCGACGAGATCGCGCTGATCGTCGAGCTGGAGGCGATCCGCCAGGCCGAATAGGCGGCGCCGCTCAGCCGAATTTGACCAGCAGCGCGCCGCCGATCACCATCGCCACCCCGGCGACGCGCCACAGCGAGATCGGCGTCTCCGGGATGCCGAGCCAGCCGAAGTGATCGATCACCAGCGAGCCGACCAGCTGGCCGGCCACCAGCCAGGTGAAGAAGGCGGCGGTGCCGACGATCGGCGCCAGCCAGACCGAGCTCAGCACGAAGATCGCCCCGAAGATGCCGCCGAACGTCACCCAGATCGGCAGGCCGAGCAGGCGCTCGGCCGGGAACCGGCCGGCGAGCCCGGTCAGCGCGAACGCGATCATGGTGACCAGGCTGATCGCGATCGAGACCATGGCGGCCCACAGCGGGCTGCCGGTCTGGCGCGCGATCTCGTTGTTGATTACCGGCTGAGTGGTGAATGCCGCGCCCAGCGCCGCCGCGATCAGGCCGTAGACCAGTGCGCCCATGGTCGTGCTCAGGCCGCCGCCGCGATCGGGTCGATCGGCCGGCCGAAACCGGCGTCGAGCGTCGCCTCGATCCACGCCGCCCATTTCAGCAGCAGCGCCTCGCCGCGATGCGGTCCGACCAGCTGCAGGCCGACCGGCAGACCGTCCATGGTCCGGCCGCAGGGCAGCGCCAGCACCGGCCGGCCGAGCAGGCTCAGCGAATAGGTGATCGCCAGCCAGTCGACATAGGTCTCGAAGGTGACGCCGTTGCACTCGGTCACCGTGCGCTGCTCCACCGGGAACGGCGGCACGATGGCGCCGGGCACGATCAGCAGGTCGTAGGTCTCCTCGAACGCCGCCATCGCCGCGCACAGCCGTGCGCGGATGCGCTCCGCCCCGGCCAGGTCGCCGGCGCTGAGCTTCAAA is a window from the Alphaproteobacteria bacterium genome containing:
- a CDS encoding YceI family protein, translated to MPNEAPISRRAGGAIAVAAVLAPTPAWADFERFAIDPDHFAIGFMTHHLGYEQVLGMFLEGAGTFEYDAEAQALRNVEITVQAASVFTNHDARDGHLRSGDFLDAEANPVIRFVGTSAEATGASTGIVHGDLTLRGETRPVSFTVTLNKAADYPFGAGPPYVLGISARGTVVRSEFGSTYAVGNGWVGDEIALIVELEAIRQAE
- a CDS encoding DMT family transporter — its product is MGALVYGLIAAALGAAFTTQPVINNEIARQTGSPLWAAMVSIAISLVTMIAFALTGLAGRFPAERLLGLPIWVTFGGIFGAIFVLSSVWLAPIVGTAAFFTWLVAGQLVGSLVIDHFGWLGIPETPISLWRVAGVAMVIGGALLVKFG